CCGCAACGGCCTGACGGCGGAAGCCGCGGTCGAGAAGGTGCAGAGCGACACCAAGGCGCGCATGATGCGCCTGACCGATCCCTATCTGCGCGAGCGCATGCATGATTTCGACGATCTCGCCAACCGGCTGCTGCGCCAGTTGATCGGTTTCGGCGGTCATAATCCCGCGCAGGATTTTCCGCTCGATGCCATCGTGCTTGCCCGCGCCATGGGGGCTGCCGAACTGCTGGATTATCCGCGTGAGAAGTTGCGCGGACTGGTGCTCGAAGACGGCGCGGTGACGAGCCACGTCGTCATTGTCGCGCGCGCCATGGGTATCCCGATCATCGGGCAGGCGACCGGCATCGTCGCACTTGCCGAAAATAACGATCCGATCATCATCGATGGCGATGACGGCCAGGTGCATTTGCGCCCGATGTCGGATTTGCAGCGCGCCTATGAGGAAAAAGTTCGCCTGCGCGCCAAGCGCCAGGAGCAGTTCCGCGCGCTGCGCAATGTCGAGCCGATCACCAAGGATGGCCAGAAGGTCAATCTAAAGATGAATGCGGGCCTGCTGGTTGACCTGCCGCAGCTGGAGGAATCCGGCGCCGATGGCATTGGCCTGTTCCGCACCGAGCTGCAATTCATGATCGCCTCCAATATGCCGAAGGGCGAGGAGCAGGAAGCTTTCTACCGCTCCGTTCTGCGGCAGGCAAAGGGCAAGAGCGTTACCTTCCGCACGCTGGATATCGGCGGCGACAAGGTCGTCTCCTATATGCGCGGCCAGGAAGAGGAAAACCCGGCACTCGGCTGGCGGGCGATCCGCCTGTCACTTGATCGTCCGGGCCTGATGCGCACGCAGATGCGCGCGCTGTTGCGTGCCGCTTCAGGTGCTGAACTGCGCATGATGTTGCCGATGGTGACGGAAGTGTCCGAAATCCGCGCCGCGCGCGACCTGTTGCAGAAAGAAGTGCAGCATCTGTCGAAGTTCAGCCACGCGCTGCCGAAAAAGCTGCAATTCGGCGCGATGCTGGAAGTGCCGTCCCTGATGTGGCAGCTCGATGAGCTGATGCAGGAGGTGGATTTCGTTTCCGTCGGTTCGAACGACCTATTCCAGTTCTCGATGGCGGTCGATCGCGGCAATGCACGGGTGTCGGATCGTTTTGACAATCTCGGCAAGCCGTTCCTGCGCATTCTGCGCGATATCGTGCGCGCCGGTGAGAAACACCACACCGCCGTCACGCTTTGCGGCGAAATGGCAAGCAAGCCACTTTCGGCCATGGCGTTGATCGGCCTTGGTTTCCGCTCGGTTTCTATGTCTCCGACGGCGATCGGTCCGGTCAAGGCGATGCTGCTCGGGCTCGATGCCGCCAACCTTGCCGAAGAGCTGAACGCGGCGCTGGACGATCACAATTCGCTGGAAAGTGCGCGCGAGGTGTTGTTACGCTTTGCCGCGACGCATTCCATTCCCATTTAAAACGACCTGTTTCATTATTGGAGTGACTGGTGGCGAAGCTTCCCGTCGAAAAAATGCGCGAGTTGGAACGACGTTTCGGCGAGATCGAAGCGCGCATGTCGGCCGGCCCGGCAGCGGATGTCTATGTGAAG
This is a stretch of genomic DNA from Agrobacterium fabrum str. C58. It encodes these proteins:
- the ptsP gene encoding phosphoenolpyruvate--protein phosphotransferase; translation: MRDLSAGPRVLLKRLREMMAEHLEPQERLDQIVRQIASNMVAEVCSVYVLRSDSVLELYATEGLNKDAVHLAQLKMGQGLVGTIAASAQPLNLSDAQAHPAFRYLPETGEEIYHSFLGVPILRSGRTLGVLVVQNKASRTYREDEVEALETTAMLIAEIVASGELKKITRPGVELDLTRAVSIDGDAYGEGIGLGHVVLHDPRIVVTNLLNEDADTEIRRLADAIGSLRLSIDDMLQRRDVPTEGEHREVLETYRMFAHDQGWVRRMEEAIRNGLTAEAAVEKVQSDTKARMMRLTDPYLRERMHDFDDLANRLLRQLIGFGGHNPAQDFPLDAIVLARAMGAAELLDYPREKLRGLVLEDGAVTSHVVIVARAMGIPIIGQATGIVALAENNDPIIIDGDDGQVHLRPMSDLQRAYEEKVRLRAKRQEQFRALRNVEPITKDGQKVNLKMNAGLLVDLPQLEESGADGIGLFRTELQFMIASNMPKGEEQEAFYRSVLRQAKGKSVTFRTLDIGGDKVVSYMRGQEEENPALGWRAIRLSLDRPGLMRTQMRALLRAASGAELRMMLPMVTEVSEIRAARDLLQKEVQHLSKFSHALPKKLQFGAMLEVPSLMWQLDELMQEVDFVSVGSNDLFQFSMAVDRGNARVSDRFDNLGKPFLRILRDIVRAGEKHHTAVTLCGEMASKPLSAMALIGLGFRSVSMSPTAIGPVKAMLLGLDAANLAEELNAALDDHNSLESAREVLLRFAATHSIPI